One Psychrosphaera aestuarii DNA window includes the following coding sequences:
- a CDS encoding diacylglycerol/lipid kinase family protein, whose translation MNLSKKSGSKDKTPYFLIVFNPVQNTKRQQLLAQLITALKVKKLQYSLYPTEANLTANQHYFKHHLNEFSDIIVLGGDGTFNVVINCVLQDGLNTNIAIGLLPAGTGNDFAKRWYDATQYPKGLSNPQLIDIVIADKTKTLYIGECAFNGNTRYFHNVLGVGFDAVIAKQLVHKKSMFKSLSYLVAAARYIPFYREPESELLLSSNESSSSNNYINVNTYRYKNLITAFANSKFFGGGLPIAPSANPMDANLHLIRVPKLALHRKLALLTKLTMGKHLAEKEVHHEILTSDHQGEIIKDGLEIEADGEFIGETPCLVKLSSHTLKIKA comes from the coding sequence TTGAACCTAAGTAAGAAATCTGGCAGCAAAGACAAAACGCCTTATTTCTTAATTGTTTTTAATCCAGTCCAAAATACCAAACGACAACAATTGTTAGCGCAGTTGATAACGGCATTAAAAGTAAAAAAGTTACAATATAGCCTGTATCCTACCGAAGCTAATTTGACGGCAAATCAGCACTATTTTAAACATCATCTAAATGAATTCAGCGACATTATTGTATTGGGCGGAGATGGCACATTCAACGTTGTTATCAACTGCGTGTTGCAAGATGGCCTTAATACTAATATTGCCATTGGGTTATTGCCTGCTGGCACAGGAAACGACTTTGCTAAACGTTGGTATGATGCCACGCAATACCCGAAAGGACTAAGTAACCCGCAATTAATCGATATTGTAATCGCAGACAAGACGAAAACATTATACATAGGTGAGTGTGCATTCAACGGTAACACGCGCTACTTTCATAATGTGCTAGGGGTTGGTTTTGATGCGGTTATAGCCAAACAACTCGTACATAAAAAGTCTATGTTCAAATCGTTGAGCTATTTGGTGGCCGCCGCACGCTATATTCCTTTTTATCGTGAGCCAGAGTCTGAGTTGTTGCTTAGCAGCAATGAAAGTAGCTCTTCAAACAATTACATAAACGTTAACACCTACAGGTATAAAAATTTAATAACCGCCTTCGCCAATAGCAAGTTTTTTGGCGGTGGTTTACCTATCGCACCAAGTGCAAATCCAATGGACGCAAATTTACATTTAATTAGAGTGCCGAAGTTAGCCTTGCATCGAAAGTTAGCATTATTAACTAAATTAACAATGGGCAAACATCTAGCCGAAAAAGAAGTGCATCACGAAATACTGACTAGTGATCATCAAGGTGAAATCATTAAGGATGGGCTTGAAATAGAAGCGGATGGTGAGTTTATTGGCGAGACGCCATGTTTGGTAAAACTCTCATCTCATACTCTTAAAATAAAAGCATGA
- a CDS encoding DUF481 domain-containing protein, translating to MTKILPLSLLTAAILAPSAFANEEVNPLEVSAEAGVLITTGNTESSSFFGNITVIQNLEEWKNTYTFDILKKDNEIVNAAGQKETETTDDRFTISAQGDYKLGPKSALFVFGSYTNDEFGAYEKYTTVAAGYSFRALEKDNMHLDINVGPGYTKAETQAGETEDGFVGRASGAYNWKISKSATFIQNVSLEYADFNTRTITETALKATLTDMMKMKVSYKTITNSDVAPGLDKTDTETAVTLVVNF from the coding sequence ATGACAAAGATTTTACCACTTAGCCTTTTAACAGCGGCTATTTTAGCGCCTTCTGCGTTTGCAAACGAAGAAGTAAACCCGTTAGAAGTATCTGCAGAAGCCGGTGTTTTAATTACCACAGGTAATACTGAGTCGTCTTCTTTCTTTGGTAATATTACCGTTATACAAAATTTAGAAGAATGGAAAAACACATACACATTCGACATTCTGAAAAAAGACAATGAAATTGTTAACGCTGCCGGCCAAAAAGAAACAGAAACTACCGATGACAGATTCACAATTTCTGCTCAAGGCGACTACAAGTTAGGTCCTAAGTCTGCACTATTCGTATTTGGTAGCTACACAAACGATGAGTTTGGCGCTTACGAAAAATACACAACTGTTGCAGCTGGTTATAGCTTCCGTGCATTAGAAAAAGACAACATGCACTTAGACATCAACGTTGGTCCTGGTTATACAAAAGCAGAAACTCAAGCTGGCGAAACTGAAGATGGTTTTGTTGGTCGTGCGTCTGGTGCGTACAATTGGAAAATATCTAAGTCTGCAACGTTTATTCAAAACGTAAGCTTAGAATATGCCGATTTCAATACGCGTACAATTACTGAAACAGCGCTTAAAGCAACGCTTACTGACATGATGAAAATGAAAGTTAGCTACAAGACAATCACTAACTCAGACGTTGCGCCTGGTTTAGACAAAACAGACACAGAAACAGCGGTAACGCTAGTTGTAAACTTCTAA
- a CDS encoding DUF481 domain-containing protein, with protein MVKTYLCIFLFSALLFPALTNAKTLLRDDDDFELEPMFKDKTWDMSAELGILITSGTTQSTSFLAKANANHEWQNWRMQYSFNALYKKDDVYDAEQQKEVFKTSAEKYIFNLQADYELTDTDAVFGFYSYTDDRFAAYVEYATIVAGYSFRAVNEDDMVLDLNIGPGYAKGLTSEGETEQGLIIRGSAAFKWDFTDYARFVQNVSIETAGFNTRTISETSLNTRLTSSMQMKVGFKATHNTEVESNIPKLSTETSLTLVMNI; from the coding sequence ATGGTTAAAACTTATCTCTGCATTTTTCTTTTTAGTGCCCTTCTTTTTCCGGCACTCACAAATGCAAAAACTTTACTACGCGATGATGATGACTTTGAGTTAGAACCTATGTTCAAAGATAAAACATGGGATATGTCTGCTGAGTTAGGTATTTTGATTACGTCTGGTACAACTCAATCTACGTCGTTTTTAGCAAAAGCTAATGCTAACCACGAATGGCAAAACTGGCGTATGCAATACTCGTTTAACGCACTTTACAAAAAAGATGACGTGTATGATGCCGAACAGCAAAAAGAAGTTTTTAAAACCAGTGCCGAAAAATACATTTTTAATTTGCAAGCAGACTACGAGTTAACTGACACCGATGCGGTGTTCGGCTTTTACAGTTATACCGACGATCGATTTGCTGCATACGTTGAATATGCGACCATAGTAGCCGGTTATAGTTTCCGAGCTGTAAATGAAGATGATATGGTTTTAGACCTAAACATAGGTCCAGGTTATGCTAAAGGCTTAACGTCTGAAGGCGAAACTGAACAAGGTTTAATCATTCGTGGTTCTGCCGCATTTAAGTGGGACTTCACTGATTACGCACGATTTGTGCAAAACGTTTCAATTGAAACCGCCGGATTTAACACCCGAACGATTTCTGAAACATCGCTAAACACTCGACTTACCAGCTCTATGCAAATGAAGGTTGGGTTTAAGGCAACACACAATACTGAAGTTGAAAGTAATATACCGAAGTTATCTACAGAGACTTCATTAACACTAGTAATGAATATTTAA
- a CDS encoding NAD(P)/FAD-dependent oxidoreductase, with protein sequence MNKDFDVVIIGAGAAGLMCAAQAGYRGRRVLVIDHAKQAGKKILISGGGRCNFTNMDVEPNNYICSNPHFVKSALSRYTQWDFLGLIAKYNVAYHERDFGQLFCDDSAKEIVRILMSECDAANVTVRLRTDIKRIEKVDSGFVVETPSMNYQCESVVIATGGLSMPKLGATPFGYQVAEQFGLPVFPTKAGLVPVTLHQQDKDALSELSGVSLPVRIESNDGTTFAADMLFTHRGLSGPVVLQISNYWLPGEALSINLLPNLDVTASLDEQKQQHPNQSLKNTLATWLPKRFVEVLLEQQKLTDKPLKQLQHKEIAQIINMLEAWQIKPNGTEGYRTAEVTLGGVDTNTISSKTMMCKTVPNLYFVGEVLDVSGWLGGYNFQWAWASGWAAGQDC encoded by the coding sequence ATGAACAAAGATTTTGACGTAGTAATAATTGGTGCTGGCGCCGCTGGATTAATGTGTGCCGCGCAAGCTGGTTACCGAGGGCGCCGTGTGCTGGTCATTGATCATGCCAAACAAGCAGGTAAAAAAATCTTAATTTCAGGCGGCGGTCGCTGTAATTTTACCAATATGGACGTTGAGCCAAATAACTACATCTGTAGTAATCCTCACTTTGTTAAATCCGCTTTATCTCGATATACACAGTGGGATTTTTTAGGTCTTATTGCCAAATATAATGTGGCTTACCATGAACGTGATTTTGGTCAGCTATTTTGTGATGACAGTGCTAAAGAAATTGTTCGAATATTAATGTCCGAATGTGACGCAGCCAATGTAACGGTGCGTTTAAGAACCGACATTAAACGTATAGAAAAAGTAGACTCAGGCTTTGTGGTTGAAACACCTTCGATGAACTATCAATGTGAAAGTGTGGTCATTGCCACAGGCGGCTTATCAATGCCCAAACTCGGTGCAACGCCTTTTGGTTATCAAGTGGCGGAGCAGTTTGGTTTGCCAGTATTTCCAACTAAAGCGGGCTTAGTGCCAGTAACTTTGCATCAACAAGATAAGGATGCACTGTCTGAATTATCCGGAGTGAGTTTGCCTGTGCGTATTGAATCTAACGACGGCACTACATTTGCGGCCGACATGTTGTTTACGCACAGAGGTTTATCGGGTCCAGTTGTTCTGCAAATTTCTAATTATTGGCTACCGGGTGAAGCGTTAAGTATCAATTTACTCCCTAATTTGGATGTGACGGCAAGCTTAGATGAACAAAAGCAGCAGCACCCAAATCAAAGCTTGAAAAATACCTTAGCAACCTGGTTACCAAAGCGTTTTGTTGAGGTACTTCTTGAGCAACAAAAGCTAACGGACAAACCATTAAAGCAATTGCAGCATAAAGAAATTGCACAAATCATCAATATGTTAGAAGCCTGGCAGATAAAACCAAATGGTACTGAAGGCTATCGTACTGCAGAAGTGACGTTAGGCGGAGTGGATACGAATACTATCTCATCAAAAACCATGATGTGTAAAACCGTTCCAAATCTTTATTTTGTTGGTGAAGTGTTAGACGTAAGTGGTTGGTTAGGTGGCTATAATTTCCAATGGGCTTGGGCTAGTGGCTGGGCAGCTGGACAAGATTGTTAA
- a CDS encoding YdgA family protein: protein MSNLKTGLSIIAAAIVATAVVGPKVVGSQFESVMQAQVAKLNETPGYTAEITEFESSWFASDAKISISLDLDASSVNTDVNEEPMEPITSIIDVTAQHGPLLFNDVATFGWLTMTASVDGRSISENITTENNQPLYQITDHMTLLGNHSFNDMMPALEFNCVGCEQPLKIVYKGYEGAGQTSSSGIVYQGKGLATEFYVTEGELMFGNMNVDFTGDVSMEQLFAMGFYDSTARMLIEDVTYTNALTGQKVELTGLALTTDTQLDEKTQLANMSIGYALEAFKDGQYDGQDFDVEFEFTNIDSEFLKAYEGFLKQANELIDSDPEQYNSLQAEFIGKHVLALVEANPHVNLTKLNGTFAQGSFNGQLDSELVNITALPENIADPKFWLTHAKANGELLIDKGLANYFAQLMVASQIRQNPQAQGMPEEQIQEIAQAQSGTVINSLIQQGFIVELEKQFVSKISLLDMQFMINDQQIPLPY, encoded by the coding sequence ATGAGTAATCTTAAAACAGGTCTATCTATTATTGCTGCTGCAATTGTAGCGACAGCGGTTGTGGGACCAAAAGTGGTTGGCTCTCAGTTTGAGTCAGTAATGCAGGCTCAAGTCGCCAAGTTAAATGAAACTCCAGGATACACGGCTGAAATCACCGAGTTTGAATCTTCTTGGTTTGCCTCAGACGCTAAAATTAGCATTAGCCTAGATTTAGACGCCTCTTCAGTAAACACCGATGTAAATGAAGAGCCGATGGAGCCGATTACGTCAATTATTGATGTAACTGCGCAACATGGACCGCTACTTTTTAATGATGTAGCAACATTCGGTTGGTTAACAATGACAGCCAGTGTTGATGGTCGTTCAATTTCTGAAAATATAACGACAGAAAATAACCAACCTTTATACCAAATTACCGATCATATGACTCTATTGGGCAATCATTCGTTTAACGATATGATGCCTGCGTTAGAATTCAACTGTGTTGGTTGTGAGCAACCTCTTAAAATCGTATACAAAGGATATGAAGGTGCAGGCCAAACCTCTAGTTCAGGTATTGTTTACCAAGGAAAAGGTTTAGCAACCGAGTTTTATGTCACAGAAGGTGAGTTAATGTTCGGTAACATGAATGTCGACTTCACTGGCGATGTATCAATGGAACAATTGTTTGCTATGGGCTTTTACGACTCAACAGCAAGAATGTTGATTGAAGATGTGACCTATACAAACGCCCTTACAGGCCAAAAAGTTGAACTTACTGGGTTAGCGTTAACGACAGATACACAACTTGACGAAAAAACTCAGTTAGCCAATATGTCGATAGGTTATGCCCTAGAAGCATTTAAAGATGGTCAATATGATGGTCAAGACTTTGATGTTGAGTTTGAGTTTACAAACATTGATAGCGAGTTCTTAAAGGCGTATGAAGGCTTCTTAAAACAAGCAAATGAACTGATCGACAGCGATCCAGAACAATATAACTCGCTGCAAGCTGAATTTATTGGTAAACACGTTCTTGCATTAGTCGAAGCAAATCCGCATGTAAATTTAACTAAATTAAATGGTACGTTTGCACAAGGCAGCTTTAATGGCCAGCTAGACTCGGAATTAGTTAATATTACGGCATTACCTGAGAATATTGCAGATCCTAAATTTTGGTTAACTCACGCTAAAGCCAATGGTGAGTTGCTTATTGATAAAGGACTAGCAAACTACTTTGCGCAACTGATGGTAGCCTCTCAGATTCGCCAAAATCCGCAAGCTCAAGGTATGCCAGAAGAGCAAATTCAAGAAATTGCACAAGCTCAATCAGGAACCGTAATTAACTCGTTAATTCAGCAAGGTTTCATTGTGGAATTAGAGAAACAATTCGTATCAAAAATTAGCTTACTTGATATGCAATTCATGATTAACGATCAGCAAATTCCTCTGCCTTATTAA
- a CDS encoding cation:proton antiporter, with protein sequence MSDLTLALALVGIISIACQFFAHRVKLPAILFLLLAGIFVGPVTGTINADQLFGDLLFPVVSLSVAIILFEGALTLKIADISGHGAMVRNLCSVGVLVTWLVVTPLAYIGLDISLGLAALFAAIVTVTGPTVIVPMLRTVRPKGNVANILRWEGIVIDPIGALFAVLVFEFLMTQQDAFTHTLWAFGQTVLSGLAFGTAAGYFLGRAIRGNWFPHYLQNTAVLTIVLGVFAISNAMAHESGLLTVTVAGMILANMKNVNVDDILEFKETLSVLLISGLFILLASRIDFAEIQAVGFGAIVVIIGLIFIARPLSVFISSIGTGLPLKELMLLSWIAPRGIVAAAVSALFSLKLEEQGYEQASVLVPVVFLVIIATVVLQSLTSTKVAEILKLREPEPNGFLLFGASDFSRALAAELKNNNIATTIADPNWDAIKKARMENARTYFGNPISDHASRRLDLSGIGNLLVLSPYRQLNPMVMTHFEHEFGHEATILGLATSDNASMESHQISEGFAKKLTLFGESVTYGYLASAMKKGAVIKTTNISEDFTFQDYLNKYDRDLIPLISISEKRVEVFKSDKKTAPKGGWKIVSLILNPSKVASDKKLEAAKATGSIKDGALPSDPEPEK encoded by the coding sequence ATGTCAGATTTAACACTCGCACTTGCATTAGTGGGAATCATTTCAATTGCTTGTCAGTTTTTTGCGCATAGAGTAAAGCTGCCCGCTATTTTGTTTTTGTTACTTGCCGGGATTTTTGTAGGCCCCGTTACAGGCACAATTAACGCCGATCAGCTTTTTGGTGACTTACTGTTCCCGGTTGTGTCGCTGTCGGTAGCTATTATTTTATTTGAAGGTGCCTTAACGCTAAAAATAGCCGACATTAGCGGGCATGGCGCTATGGTACGAAACCTATGTAGTGTTGGCGTACTAGTAACTTGGCTGGTGGTAACACCATTGGCCTATATTGGTTTAGACATATCGCTCGGCTTGGCGGCTTTATTTGCTGCAATTGTGACTGTTACAGGTCCTACCGTAATAGTGCCTATGTTAAGAACCGTACGACCAAAGGGAAATGTGGCTAATATTTTACGTTGGGAAGGCATTGTAATTGACCCAATAGGGGCGTTATTTGCGGTATTGGTGTTTGAGTTTTTAATGACTCAACAAGATGCTTTTACTCATACATTATGGGCATTTGGACAAACCGTATTGTCAGGATTGGCCTTTGGTACGGCAGCGGGTTATTTTTTAGGTCGAGCTATTCGCGGCAACTGGTTCCCACACTATTTACAAAATACGGCTGTGTTGACCATAGTACTGGGCGTATTTGCAATCTCTAATGCAATGGCTCATGAGTCTGGTTTATTAACGGTGACAGTTGCCGGTATGATTTTAGCCAACATGAAGAATGTTAACGTTGATGATATTTTAGAGTTTAAAGAAACGTTAAGCGTTCTGTTAATCTCAGGTTTGTTTATTTTATTGGCTAGTCGTATCGACTTTGCTGAGATTCAAGCGGTGGGCTTTGGTGCAATTGTTGTCATTATCGGCCTTATATTTATTGCTCGCCCGTTAAGCGTATTTATTTCGTCAATTGGTACTGGACTGCCATTAAAAGAACTTATGTTACTTAGCTGGATAGCGCCTCGAGGCATCGTTGCGGCCGCGGTATCCGCGCTATTCTCGTTAAAACTTGAAGAGCAAGGTTACGAGCAAGCTAGCGTTTTAGTGCCAGTGGTATTCTTAGTGATCATTGCCACGGTTGTTTTGCAAAGTTTAACTTCGACCAAAGTTGCAGAAATCCTAAAACTTCGTGAGCCTGAGCCAAATGGTTTCCTATTATTTGGTGCGAGTGACTTCTCTAGAGCGTTAGCGGCAGAACTTAAGAATAACAACATTGCGACAACCATTGCCGATCCAAACTGGGATGCAATTAAAAAAGCGCGTATGGAAAATGCTCGCACCTACTTTGGTAATCCTATTTCTGATCATGCATCTCGACGTTTGGATTTATCAGGAATTGGTAATTTACTAGTACTGTCACCTTATCGGCAGTTAAATCCTATGGTAATGACGCACTTTGAACATGAGTTTGGTCATGAAGCTACTATTTTAGGCTTAGCAACTAGTGACAATGCCAGTATGGAAAGCCATCAAATATCAGAAGGTTTTGCTAAAAAATTAACGTTATTTGGAGAGAGTGTCACGTATGGTTACCTTGCGAGTGCCATGAAAAAAGGGGCCGTCATTAAAACAACGAATATTAGCGAAGACTTTACTTTCCAAGACTATTTGAACAAGTACGATCGTGACTTAATTCCGTTGATCAGTATTAGTGAGAAACGTGTTGAAGTATTTAAGTCAGATAAAAAGACAGCACCAAAAGGTGGCTGGAAGATTGTGAGTTTAATTTTAAACCCATCTAAAGTTGCGTCGGATAAAAAGCTTGAAGCGGCAAAAGCTACAGGCAGTATCAAAGATGGCGCGTTACCGTCGGATCCTGAACCAGAAAAATAG
- a CDS encoding organic hydroperoxide resistance protein: MSDLQKVLYTAHTHTTGGRDGGTAKSDDGKLELSLSAPRALGGNDGDGTNPEQLFAAGYSACFIGALKAVAAGDKKSLPEDTFINASVSIGPIEHGFGIEAELNVSLGDMDKDEAKALVEKAHQVCPYSNATRGNVNVTINVL, translated from the coding sequence ATGAGCGACTTACAAAAAGTATTATATACAGCCCACACTCACACTACTGGTGGCCGTGATGGTGGTACTGCAAAATCTGATGACGGTAAATTAGAACTATCTTTAAGCGCACCAAGAGCACTTGGTGGCAATGACGGTGACGGTACTAACCCAGAGCAGCTATTTGCCGCGGGTTATTCGGCCTGTTTTATTGGCGCCCTAAAGGCGGTTGCCGCCGGCGACAAAAAATCACTGCCTGAGGATACTTTTATTAATGCCAGTGTTTCTATTGGTCCAATTGAACACGGTTTTGGTATTGAAGCAGAGCTAAATGTGTCGTTAGGCGATATGGATAAAGATGAAGCAAAAGCTTTAGTAGAAAAAGCGCACCAGGTTTGCCCATATTCTAATGCGACTCGTGGCAACGTTAACGTAACTATTAACGTTTTATAA
- a CDS encoding ATP-dependent zinc protease family protein has product MTDKLIVGNLEVVELPELTISELEVRVDTGAKTSSLHVDNIVKCKLDGKRAVQFDIHPDIHNVSKIVSCKAEIHDIRRIKSSNGTSEQRYVIKTPMVIGGLTFDIEITLTDRSDMSYLMLLGREALGSRFLVDPSQVFLCSDK; this is encoded by the coding sequence ATGACTGATAAACTAATTGTTGGAAATTTAGAAGTAGTTGAATTACCAGAGCTCACAATTTCTGAGCTCGAAGTTCGTGTTGATACTGGCGCCAAAACATCATCTTTGCATGTTGATAATATTGTCAAATGCAAGCTAGATGGTAAACGAGCAGTACAGTTTGATATTCACCCTGATATTCATAACGTTAGTAAAATCGTATCCTGTAAAGCCGAGATACATGACATTAGGCGAATCAAATCGTCTAATGGCACGTCAGAACAACGTTATGTGATTAAAACTCCGATGGTAATTGGTGGATTAACATTTGACATTGAAATCACCTTAACGGACCGTTCTGACATGAGCTATCTAATGTTGCTGGGTCGCGAAGCTTTAGGAAGTCGTTTTTTAGTTGATCCTTCGCAAGTGTTTCTTTGCTCTGATAAATAA
- a CDS encoding succinylglutamate desuccinylase/aspartoacylase family protein codes for MAQSSLIIDGNEILPGTNVKLELPVAKLYTDSDVSLPIHVFRAKKPGPTVFVSAAIHGDELNGIEIIRRVISNPKFKILRGTLIAVPIVNVYGVVNQSRYMPDRRDLNRSFPGSAKGSLASRVANKFLTEIVSKCDYGIDLHTGAIHRSNLPQIRANLEDQETSELAQLFGVPVVLNAEILEGSLREAASHTKTKILLYEAGEALRFDEFSIRAGVKGVKNILRHFGMLRKNKHKPVSCAVAKNSKWYRANASGIFNTRVSLGDKVEKGDVLAEIGSPYGNVINKVIAEKNGIIIGQQNIPLVQEGEAMFHIAFFTEEDDDIVEHIENVQEQLLPELSGGLEQQ; via the coding sequence ATGGCGCAAAGCTCGTTGATTATCGATGGTAATGAAATTCTTCCTGGCACAAATGTTAAGTTAGAATTACCCGTTGCTAAACTGTACACAGACTCCGATGTTTCCTTGCCGATTCATGTGTTTCGTGCAAAAAAACCAGGACCGACTGTATTTGTTAGTGCCGCTATCCATGGTGATGAACTCAACGGCATAGAAATTATCCGTCGTGTAATTTCAAATCCTAAATTTAAGATATTACGTGGCACCTTAATCGCGGTGCCAATTGTTAACGTTTACGGTGTGGTAAACCAAAGCCGTTATATGCCTGACAGGCGTGATTTAAACCGTAGCTTCCCTGGCTCAGCCAAAGGCTCATTAGCATCTCGTGTTGCAAACAAGTTTTTGACCGAAATTGTTAGTAAATGTGATTATGGTATCGACTTGCATACAGGCGCGATACATAGATCTAACTTGCCACAAATTCGCGCTAACTTAGAAGACCAAGAAACGAGTGAGTTAGCACAGTTGTTTGGTGTGCCGGTAGTATTAAACGCTGAGATACTAGAAGGCTCACTGCGAGAAGCGGCCAGCCATACAAAAACTAAGATCTTGTTGTACGAAGCTGGTGAAGCATTGCGTTTTGATGAGTTTTCTATTCGTGCCGGTGTCAAAGGTGTTAAAAATATCCTTCGACACTTTGGTATGTTACGTAAAAACAAACACAAACCGGTATCTTGTGCCGTTGCCAAAAACAGCAAGTGGTACCGAGCTAATGCCAGTGGTATTTTTAATACTCGAGTGTCATTAGGTGACAAGGTTGAAAAAGGCGATGTATTGGCTGAGATTGGTAGTCCTTACGGTAACGTTATTAACAAAGTGATTGCCGAAAAGAATGGCATCATTATTGGTCAACAAAATATTCCTTTGGTGCAAGAAGGTGAAGCTATGTTCCACATTGCCTTTTTTACTGAAGAAGATGATGACATTGTTGAACATATTGAAAACGTTCAAGAACAATTATTGCCAGAGTTGTCTGGTGGCTTAGAACAGCAATAG
- the rimK gene encoding 30S ribosomal protein S6--L-glutamate ligase, producing MKIAILSRNENLYSTRRLKEAGEALGHEVDIIDTLHCYMDITSSRPTVRYHGKDLPKYDAVIPRIGASVTFYGTAVVRQFEMTGTFSVNESVAISRSRDKLRSLQLLSRKGIGLPRTGFASRPDKIKDLIKNVGGAPLVIKLLEGTQGIGVVLADTNKAAEAIIEAFMGLEANILVQEFVKEAGGADIRCLVIGGKVVAAMKRQGAEGEFRSNLHRGGSATLVKLSKAERETAVNAAKAMGLNFCGVDLLQSASGPMVMEVNSSPGLEGIETATGKDVAKMVFEFIEKNAKPNNNRTKGKG from the coding sequence ATGAAAATCGCCATCTTGTCCCGTAATGAAAACCTGTACTCTACACGTCGCTTAAAAGAAGCGGGTGAAGCACTAGGTCACGAAGTTGATATTATCGACACGCTTCATTGTTATATGGACATCACTTCAAGCCGACCGACAGTGCGTTATCACGGTAAAGACTTACCTAAATACGATGCTGTTATTCCGCGTATTGGTGCGTCGGTCACTTTTTACGGAACTGCGGTAGTTCGACAGTTTGAAATGACGGGTACTTTCTCTGTGAATGAGTCGGTAGCGATTAGTCGTTCACGCGATAAATTACGCTCGTTACAATTATTGTCGCGTAAAGGCATTGGCCTACCTCGTACTGGTTTTGCGAGTCGCCCTGATAAAATTAAAGATTTAATTAAAAATGTTGGTGGCGCGCCTCTCGTTATTAAGTTACTTGAAGGTACGCAGGGAATTGGCGTAGTACTAGCAGATACTAACAAGGCAGCTGAAGCAATTATCGAAGCGTTCATGGGCCTAGAAGCAAACATTTTAGTACAAGAGTTTGTTAAAGAAGCGGGCGGTGCGGACATTCGTTGTTTAGTGATTGGCGGCAAAGTGGTTGCAGCGATGAAGCGTCAAGGTGCAGAAGGTGAATTCCGTTCTAACCTACACCGTGGTGGTAGCGCAACTCTGGTTAAATTATCAAAAGCTGAACGTGAAACAGCAGTAAACGCAGCAAAAGCGATGGGCTTAAACTTCTGTGGTGTTGATTTATTACAATCGGCAAGTGGACCTATGGTGATGGAAGTAAACTCTTCGCCAGGTCTTGAAGGTATTGAAACGGCAACAGGTAAAGATGTTGCGAAAATGGTGTTTGAGTTTATTGAAAAGAATGCAAAACCAAACAACAACCGTACTAAAGGTAAAGGTTAA